One genomic region from Pseudomonas sp. R5-89-07 encodes:
- a CDS encoding GntR family transcriptional regulator has protein sequence MTFKAPDSLAEQIAHHLAERIIRGDLKPGERIQEQKVTLALNVSRGSVREALLILERRHLIAILPRRGAHVTELTAHKVQSLCTLMGEMYILLGNAVAEGWQTQADMAPFLQIQQRLMGSYERQDIRAFVEESFNVMRAAYPFANNPYLQETVENLQPAMNRAYYLALEQRKAEMSEYLTLFEQLLAAVLARDLAQIRLVLSAYCQRSSSLVIAALADA, from the coding sequence ATGACGTTCAAGGCGCCGGACAGTCTCGCCGAGCAAATCGCTCACCACCTCGCCGAACGTATCATCCGCGGCGATCTCAAGCCTGGGGAGCGGATCCAGGAACAGAAGGTCACGCTGGCGCTGAATGTCAGCCGTGGCTCCGTGCGCGAAGCCTTGCTGATCCTCGAGCGCCGGCACCTGATCGCGATCCTGCCGCGCCGTGGCGCCCACGTCACCGAACTCACCGCACACAAGGTGCAGAGCCTGTGTACGTTGATGGGCGAGATGTACATCCTGCTCGGCAATGCGGTGGCCGAAGGCTGGCAGACCCAGGCCGACATGGCGCCCTTCCTGCAAATCCAGCAGCGCCTGATGGGCAGCTATGAGCGTCAGGACATCCGCGCCTTCGTCGAAGAAAGCTTCAATGTGATGCGCGCCGCGTACCCCTTCGCCAACAACCCGTATCTGCAGGAAACCGTAGAGAACCTGCAGCCGGCGATGAACCGCGCCTATTACCTGGCCCTCGAGCAGCGCAAGGCGGAAATGAGCGAATACCTGACGCTGTTCGAACAGTTGCTCGCTGCCGTGCTGGCCCGTGACCTGGCGCAGATCCGTCTGGTGCTGTCGGCCTACTGCCAGCGCAGCAGCTCGCTGGTGATCGCAGCGTTGGCGGACGCCTAA
- the xdhA gene encoding xanthine dehydrogenase small subunit, which yields MIQFLLNQELRSEHALDPNLTVLNYLREHVGKPGTKEGCASGDCGACTVVVGELHSDDQGIEQIRYRSLNSCLTFVSSLHGKQLISVEDLKHQGQLHSVQQAMVECHGSQCGFCTPGFVMSLFALQKNSDRPDSQKAHEALAGNLCRCTGYRPILAAAEQACCNKPQDQFDSRQAETIARLKAIAPTQTGELNSGDKRCLVPLTVADLADLYDAYPQARLLAGGTDLALEVTQFHRTLPVMIYVGNIAEMKRIEAFDDRLEIGAATALSDCYAALHHEYPDFGELLHRFASLQIRNQGTLGGNIGNASPIGDSPPLLIALGAQIVLCKGNTRRTLALEDYFIDYRVTARQDSEFIEKIIVPKGHSLFRAYKVSKRLDDDISAVCAAFNLTLDNGVVSEARVAFGGMAATPKRARHCETQLIGATWNAATVEKACAALAEDFTPLSDFRASKEYRLLSAQNLLRKYFIELQTPHIETRVTAYV from the coding sequence GTGATCCAGTTTTTACTTAACCAGGAACTCCGTAGCGAGCACGCCCTGGACCCCAACCTTACCGTGCTCAACTACTTGCGCGAGCATGTGGGCAAACCCGGTACCAAGGAAGGCTGCGCCAGCGGCGACTGCGGTGCGTGCACCGTGGTGGTGGGCGAACTGCACAGCGACGATCAAGGCATTGAGCAGATTCGCTATCGCAGCCTCAATTCCTGCCTGACCTTTGTCTCGTCGCTGCACGGCAAGCAACTGATCAGCGTCGAAGACCTCAAGCACCAGGGCCAACTGCACAGCGTGCAGCAGGCGATGGTCGAATGCCATGGCTCGCAGTGCGGCTTCTGCACCCCAGGTTTCGTGATGTCGTTGTTTGCCCTGCAAAAGAACAGCGACAGGCCCGACAGCCAGAAGGCCCACGAAGCCCTGGCCGGCAACCTGTGCCGCTGCACCGGCTATCGGCCGATTCTGGCGGCTGCGGAACAAGCCTGCTGCAACAAGCCTCAGGACCAGTTCGACAGCCGCCAGGCCGAGACCATTGCCCGCCTCAAAGCCATCGCGCCGACCCAAACCGGCGAACTCAACAGTGGCGACAAGCGCTGCCTGGTACCGTTGACCGTCGCCGACCTGGCCGACCTTTACGACGCCTACCCGCAAGCCCGCCTGCTGGCCGGCGGCACCGACCTGGCGCTGGAAGTCACCCAGTTCCATCGCACCCTGCCGGTGATGATCTACGTCGGCAATATTGCCGAGATGAAGCGCATCGAAGCCTTCGACGACCGCCTGGAAATCGGCGCCGCCACCGCCCTCTCCGACTGCTACGCCGCGCTGCACCACGAATACCCCGACTTCGGCGAACTGCTGCATCGCTTCGCCTCGCTGCAGATCCGCAACCAGGGCACCCTGGGCGGCAATATCGGCAACGCCTCGCCGATTGGTGATTCGCCGCCGTTGCTGATCGCCCTCGGCGCGCAGATTGTGCTGTGCAAGGGCAATACCCGCCGTACTCTGGCGCTGGAGGACTACTTCATCGATTACCGCGTCACCGCCCGCCAGGACAGTGAATTCATCGAGAAGATCATCGTGCCCAAGGGCCACTCGCTGTTTCGCGCCTATAAGGTTTCCAAGCGCCTGGACGACGATATTTCCGCCGTGTGCGCCGCCTTCAACCTGACACTCGACAACGGCGTGGTCAGCGAGGCCCGCGTTGCCTTCGGCGGCATGGCCGCCACCCCCAAGCGCGCCAGGCACTGCGAGACGCAACTGATTGGCGCCACCTGGAACGCAGCCACCGTGGAGAAAGCCTGTGCCGCCCTGGCCGAGGATTTCACCCCGCTCTCGGACTTCCGCGCCAGCAAGGAATACCGCCTGCTCAGCGCGCAAAACCTGCTGCGCAAATACTTCATCGAACTGCAAACGCCGCACATCGAGACTCGGGTGACCGCTTATGTCTAA
- the smc gene encoding chromosome segregation protein SMC, with product MRLKCIKLAGFKSFVDPTTVNFPSNMAAVVGPNGCGKSNIIDAVRWVMGESSAKNLRGESMTDVIFNGSTSRKPVSQASIELVFDNSDGTLIGEYAAYAEISIRRKVTRDSQNSYFLNGTKCRRRDITDIFLGTGLGPRSYSIIEQGMISKLIEAKPEDLRNFIEEAAGISKYKERRRETESRIRRTHENLARLTDLREELERQLERLHRQAQAAEKYQEYKAEERQLKAQLSALRWQALNDQVGQREAIIGTQEVSFEALVAEQRNADASIERLRDGHHELSERFNLVQGRFYSVGGDIARVEQSIQHGQQRLRQLQDDLKEAERARLETESHLGHDRTLLLTLGEELDMLTPEQEITSAAAEEAAAALEEAETSMHGWQEQWDTFNLTSAEPRRQAEVQQSRIQQLETSMERLAERQRRLQEERVLLAADPEDAAILQLSEQLAESEMTLEELEASEEQQVERLEQLRQQLHTATQAQQQAQGDLQRLNGRLASLEALQQAALDPGTGTAEWLRDQHLAERPRLAEGLKVEAGWELAVETVLGADLQAVLVDDFGGFDLAGFAQGDLRLLSPAADGTRVPGSLLDKVEAAIDLSPWLGQVKPVESLEQALAQRGQLGAGESLISRDGYWVGRHFLRVRRASEAESGVLARGQEIVNLSAEREEREATLESLEAELQTLRATQRQQETGREHLRRLLQDEARQQGELKAQLSASKAKVEQLTLRRTRLDEEVTEMGEQRALEHEQIGEARLQLQEALDSMALDTEQRELLLAQRDSLRERLDRVRQEARQHKDHAHQLAVRLGSLRAQHASTAQALERLEMQSERLTEKREQLSLNLEEGEAPLEELRLKLEELLDKRMSVDEELKTAQIALEDADRELRDAEKRRTMAEQQSQLIRGQLEQQRMEWQALTVRRKTLQDQLLEDGYDLHGVLNTLTAQANEKDAEEELERIAARIQRLGAINLAAIDEYQQQSERKRYLDAQDADLVEALDTLENVIRKIDKETRNRFKDTFDQINGGLQALFPKVFGGGSAYLELTGEDLLDTGVTIMARPPGKKNSTIHLLSGGEKALTALALVFAIFKLNPAPFCMLDEVDAPLDDANVGRYARLVKEMSQTVQFIYITHNKIAMEMADQLMGVTMHEPGCSRLVAVDVEEAMAMVES from the coding sequence GTGCGGCTCAAGTGCATCAAGCTGGCGGGGTTCAAATCCTTCGTCGACCCGACCACGGTAAACTTCCCCAGTAACATGGCGGCGGTGGTCGGGCCCAATGGTTGCGGCAAGTCGAATATCATCGACGCCGTCCGCTGGGTGATGGGCGAGAGCTCGGCGAAAAACCTGCGCGGCGAGTCGATGACCGACGTCATCTTCAACGGCTCCACCAGCCGCAAGCCGGTGAGCCAGGCCAGCATCGAGCTGGTGTTCGACAACTCCGATGGCACCCTGATCGGCGAATACGCGGCCTACGCGGAAATCTCCATCCGCCGTAAAGTCACGCGTGACAGCCAGAACAGTTACTTCCTCAACGGCACCAAATGCCGTCGACGCGACATCACCGATATCTTCCTCGGCACAGGCCTGGGCCCGCGCAGCTACTCGATCATCGAGCAGGGCATGATCTCCAAGCTGATCGAAGCCAAGCCTGAAGACCTGCGCAATTTCATCGAAGAAGCGGCCGGCATCTCCAAATACAAGGAGCGGCGCCGCGAGACCGAAAGTCGCATCCGCCGCACCCATGAAAACCTCGCCCGCCTGACCGACCTGCGCGAAGAGCTGGAGCGCCAGTTGGAGCGCCTGCACCGCCAGGCCCAGGCCGCCGAGAAGTATCAGGAATACAAGGCCGAAGAGCGCCAGCTCAAGGCACAGCTGTCGGCCCTGCGCTGGCAGGCGTTGAACGATCAGGTCGGCCAGCGCGAGGCGATCATCGGCACCCAGGAAGTCAGCTTTGAAGCGCTGGTGGCCGAGCAGCGCAATGCCGACGCCAGTATCGAGCGTCTGCGGGACGGGCACCATGAGCTGTCCGAGCGCTTCAATCTGGTGCAGGGGCGTTTCTATTCGGTGGGGGGCGACATTGCCCGGGTCGAACAGAGCATCCAGCACGGCCAGCAGCGTCTGCGCCAGCTGCAGGACGATTTGAAGGAAGCCGAGCGCGCGCGCCTGGAAACCGAATCGCACCTGGGCCACGACCGCACCTTGCTGCTGACCCTGGGCGAAGAGCTGGACATGCTCACCCCCGAGCAGGAAATCACCAGTGCCGCCGCCGAAGAAGCGGCAGCGGCCCTGGAAGAAGCCGAAACCAGCATGCACGGCTGGCAGGAGCAGTGGGACACCTTCAACCTCACCTCCGCCGAACCGCGGCGCCAGGCCGAGGTGCAGCAGTCGCGCATCCAGCAGCTGGAAACCAGCATGGAGCGTTTGGCCGAGCGTCAGCGCCGCCTGCAGGAAGAGCGCGTATTGCTCGCCGCCGACCCGGAAGACGCCGCGATCCTGCAGTTGAGCGAGCAACTGGCCGAAAGCGAAATGACCCTGGAAGAGCTCGAAGCCAGCGAAGAGCAGCAAGTGGAGCGCCTGGAGCAATTGCGTCAGCAACTGCACACCGCGACCCAGGCGCAGCAGCAGGCCCAGGGCGATTTGCAACGGCTCAACGGGCGGCTGGCATCACTTGAAGCCTTGCAGCAAGCCGCGCTGGACCCCGGCACCGGCACCGCCGAATGGCTGCGCGACCAGCACCTGGCCGAGCGCCCACGCCTGGCCGAAGGGCTGAAAGTGGAGGCCGGTTGGGAACTGGCGGTGGAAACCGTGTTGGGCGCCGACCTGCAAGCGGTGCTGGTGGATGATTTTGGCGGCTTCGACCTGGCCGGTTTTGCCCAGGGTGACTTGCGTCTGCTCAGCCCGGCTGCAGACGGTACGCGCGTGCCGGGCAGCCTGCTGGACAAGGTCGAGGCGGCGATTGACCTGTCGCCGTGGCTGGGCCAGGTCAAGCCGGTTGAATCGCTTGAGCAGGCCCTGGCCCAGCGCGGTCAGCTCGGTGCTGGTGAAAGCCTGATCAGCCGCGACGGTTACTGGGTCGGTCGCCATTTCCTGCGCGTGCGGCGTGCCAGCGAAGCCGAGAGCGGGGTATTGGCCCGTGGCCAGGAAATCGTCAACCTGAGCGCCGAGCGTGAAGAGCGCGAAGCCACCCTGGAAAGCCTGGAAGCCGAGCTGCAAACCCTGCGTGCTACCCAGCGCCAGCAAGAGACCGGCCGCGAACACCTGCGCCGCCTGTTACAGGACGAAGCGCGTCAGCAAGGCGAACTCAAGGCCCAGCTGTCGGCGAGCAAGGCCAAGGTCGAACAACTGACCCTGCGCCGCACCCGCCTCGACGAAGAAGTGACCGAGATGGGCGAGCAGCGCGCCCTTGAGCACGAACAGATCGGCGAAGCGCGCCTGCAACTGCAGGAGGCCCTCGACAGCATGGCCCTGGACACCGAGCAGCGCGAATTGCTGCTGGCCCAGCGCGACAGCCTGCGCGAACGGCTCGACCGCGTGCGCCAGGAAGCCCGCCAGCACAAGGACCACGCCCACCAGTTGGCGGTACGCCTGGGCTCGTTGCGCGCCCAGCACGCTTCCACGGCCCAGGCGCTCGAGCGCCTGGAGATGCAATCGGAACGTCTCACCGAGAAACGCGAGCAACTGAGCCTGAACCTGGAGGAGGGCGAAGCGCCCCTTGAAGAGCTGCGCCTCAAGCTTGAAGAGTTGCTCGACAAACGCATGAGCGTCGACGAAGAACTCAAGACCGCGCAGATCGCCCTGGAAGATGCCGACCGCGAACTGCGCGACGCCGAAAAGCGCCGCACCATGGCCGAGCAGCAATCCCAGCTGATTCGCGGCCAGCTCGAACAGCAACGCATGGAGTGGCAAGCCCTGACCGTGCGCCGCAAGACCCTGCAGGACCAGTTGCTGGAAGACGGTTATGACCTGCACGGCGTACTCAACACGCTGACCGCCCAGGCCAACGAAAAAGACGCCGAGGAAGAACTTGAGCGGATTGCTGCGCGTATCCAGCGGCTCGGTGCGATCAACCTCGCGGCCATCGATGAGTACCAGCAGCAGTCCGAGCGCAAACGTTATCTGGACGCCCAGGACGCCGACCTGGTGGAAGCCCTGGATACGTTGGAAAACGTGATCCGCAAGATCGACAAGGAGACCCGTAACCGCTTCAAGGATACCTTTGATCAGATTAATGGCGGTTTACAGGCGTTATTCCCAAAAGTTTTCGGTGGCGGCAGCGCCTACTTGGAACTGACGGGCGAAGATCTACTCGATACAGGGGTAACGATCATGGCGCGGCCACCGGGCAAGAAGAACAGCACCATCCATTTGTTGTCCGGCGGCGAAAAGGCGCTGACCGCTCTGGCACTGGTATTTGCCATCTTCAAGCTGAACCCGGCGCCGTTCTGCATGCTCGACGAGGTTGACGCACCGCTGGATGACGCTAACGTTGGACGCTACGCTCGGCTGGTCAAGGAGATGTCCCAGACAGTGCAGTTCATCTACATCACCCACAACAAGATCGCCATGGAAATGGCCGATCAGTTGATGGGCGTGACGATGCATGAGCCCGGCTGTTCGCGTTTGGTGGCGGTGGATGTGGAAGAAGCCATGGCAATGGTTGAATCCTGA
- the guaD gene encoding guanine deaminase, with amino-acid sequence MPLTRKAYRAAILHSIADPAEVGIDASYEYFEDGLLVIDNGQISAVGHAGDLLPTLPADIEVTHYQDALITPGLIDTHIHLPQTGMVGAYGEQLLDWLNTYTFPCESQFADKAHADEVADIFIKELLRNGTTTALVFGSVHPQSVNSFFEAAEKLDLRMIAGKVMMDRNAPDYLTDTPQSGYEQSKALIERWHGKGRLHYAVTPRFAPTSTPEQLALAGQLLGEYPDLYMQTHISENKQEVEWVKALFPERNGYLDVYDHYKLLGERSVFAHGVHLCDEECARLAETGSAVAFCPTSNFFLGSGLFNLPMAEKHKLHVGLGTDVGGGTSFSLLQTLNEAYKVMQLQGARLSPFKSLYLATLGGARALRLEDKIGTLQPGTDADFLVLDYNATPLLSYRLKQANNIAETLFVLMTLGDDRTVLQAYAAGQLVHQR; translated from the coding sequence ATGCCTTTGACTCGCAAAGCCTACCGTGCCGCCATCCTGCACAGCATCGCCGACCCCGCCGAGGTCGGCATCGACGCGTCCTACGAGTATTTCGAAGACGGCCTGCTAGTGATCGACAACGGCCAGATCAGCGCGGTTGGCCACGCCGGCGACCTGCTGCCGACCCTGCCCGCCGATATCGAGGTCACCCACTATCAGGACGCGCTGATCACCCCCGGCCTGATCGATACGCACATCCACCTGCCGCAGACCGGCATGGTGGGCGCCTATGGCGAGCAACTGCTGGACTGGCTCAACACCTACACCTTCCCGTGTGAAAGCCAGTTCGCCGACAAGGCGCACGCTGACGAAGTGGCGGATATCTTCATCAAGGAACTGCTGCGCAACGGCACCACCACTGCGCTGGTATTCGGCAGCGTGCACCCGCAATCGGTGAACTCATTCTTCGAAGCCGCCGAAAAACTCGACCTGCGCATGATCGCCGGCAAAGTGATGATGGACCGCAACGCGCCGGACTACCTGACCGACACCCCACAATCGGGCTACGAGCAAAGCAAGGCGCTGATCGAGCGCTGGCACGGCAAGGGCCGCCTGCATTACGCCGTCACGCCGCGATTCGCCCCCACCAGCACGCCGGAGCAACTGGCCCTGGCCGGGCAACTGCTGGGGGAATACCCGGACCTGTACATGCAGACCCACATCAGTGAGAACAAGCAGGAAGTCGAGTGGGTGAAGGCGCTGTTTCCGGAGCGCAACGGCTACCTGGACGTGTACGACCACTACAAACTGCTCGGCGAACGCTCGGTGTTTGCCCATGGCGTGCACCTGTGCGACGAGGAATGCGCACGGCTGGCCGAGACCGGCTCGGCCGTGGCGTTCTGCCCGACGTCGAACTTCTTCCTCGGCAGTGGCCTGTTCAACCTGCCGATGGCCGAAAAGCACAAACTGCATGTAGGCCTGGGCACGGACGTGGGCGGCGGCACCAGCTTCTCGCTGCTGCAAACGCTGAATGAAGCCTACAAGGTCATGCAACTGCAAGGCGCGCGGTTGAGCCCTTTCAAATCACTGTACCTGGCCACCCTGGGCGGGGCGCGAGCGCTGCGCCTGGAAGACAAGATCGGCACCCTGCAACCGGGCACGGATGCGGACTTCCTGGTGCTGGACTACAACGCCACGCCGCTGCTGAGCTATCGCCTGAAGCAGGCCAATAACATTGCCGAGACGTTGTTCGTGCTGATGACGCTGGGAGATGATCGGACGGTGTTGCAGGCCTACGCCGCCGGCCAACTGGTGCACCAGCGCTGA
- a CDS encoding GntR family transcriptional regulator, producing MNEQLQPLKKQPRAGKAGRSGTQDDIVYAHIFEAILEQRLAPGTKLSEEALGEIFGVSRTIIRRALSRLAHEGVVLLRPNRGAVVASPSVEEARQVFMARRLVERAITELAVQHATAEQLAELRQMVNDERDSFSRGDRGAGIRLSGEFHLKLAEAAKNAPLISFQRSLVSQTSLIIAQYESGNRSHCSYDEHTQLIDAIEARDAVLAVDLMMHHMDHIDSKLNLDEESASDDLHAVFSHLLQTKKPGRSSVKL from the coding sequence ATGAACGAACAGTTGCAACCTCTCAAGAAACAACCGCGAGCCGGCAAGGCTGGTCGCAGCGGAACCCAGGACGATATCGTCTACGCGCATATCTTCGAGGCGATCCTCGAACAACGCCTGGCACCCGGCACCAAATTGAGCGAAGAGGCACTGGGCGAAATTTTCGGCGTGAGCCGCACCATCATTCGCCGCGCGTTGTCGCGCCTGGCCCATGAAGGCGTGGTGTTGCTGCGGCCCAATCGTGGCGCGGTCGTCGCCAGCCCCAGCGTTGAGGAGGCGCGCCAGGTATTCATGGCCCGGCGTCTGGTGGAGCGGGCGATCACCGAATTGGCGGTACAGCACGCCACCGCTGAGCAACTGGCCGAGCTGCGCCAGATGGTCAACGACGAACGCGACAGTTTCTCCCGTGGCGACCGGGGTGCCGGCATCCGCCTCTCTGGCGAGTTTCACTTGAAGCTGGCTGAAGCGGCGAAGAATGCGCCGCTGATCAGCTTCCAGCGTAGCCTGGTGTCCCAGACCTCATTGATCATCGCCCAGTACGAAAGCGGCAACCGCTCGCACTGTTCTTACGATGAACACACCCAGTTGATCGACGCGATCGAAGCGCGCGATGCGGTACTGGCGGTGGATTTGATGATGCATCACATGGATCACATCGACAGCAAGCTCAACCTCGATGAGGAAAGTGCGTCGGACGACTTGCATGCGGTGTTCTCGCATTTGCTGCAGACCAAGAAGCCTGGGCGCTCTTCGGTAAAACTGTAA
- the xdhC gene encoding xanthine dehydrogenase accessory protein XdhC yields MNNWISALADLQNQGEPCVLVTIIEELGSTPRNAGSKMVISAAHTFDTIGGGHLEYKATHIAREMLASGQHNTHLERFSLGASLGQCCGGVTVLLFEPMGQVQAQIAVFGAGHVGRALVPLLASLPCRVRWIDSREQEFPQQIPQGVRKIVSEEPVDEIADLPAGCYCIVMTHNHALDLELTAALLKRNDFAYFGLIGSRTKRVKFEHRLRDRGFDPAQLQRMRCPMGLTEVKGKLPVEIAISIAGEIIATYNAQFGQHAASAEPIAKLLPVSRRSQAKN; encoded by the coding sequence ATGAACAACTGGATCAGCGCCCTCGCCGACCTGCAGAACCAAGGCGAACCCTGCGTGCTCGTCACCATCATCGAAGAACTCGGCTCCACCCCGCGCAACGCCGGTTCCAAGATGGTGATCAGCGCCGCCCACACCTTCGACACCATCGGCGGCGGGCACCTGGAATACAAGGCGACGCACATCGCCCGCGAGATGCTTGCCAGTGGCCAGCACAACACCCACCTGGAACGCTTCAGCCTCGGCGCGAGCCTGGGCCAGTGCTGCGGCGGCGTGACGGTGCTGCTGTTCGAACCCATGGGCCAGGTGCAGGCGCAGATTGCCGTGTTCGGCGCCGGCCACGTGGGGCGTGCGCTGGTGCCGTTGCTGGCGAGCCTGCCGTGCCGCGTGCGCTGGATCGATTCGCGCGAGCAGGAGTTTCCGCAGCAGATCCCCCAGGGCGTGCGTAAAATCGTCAGCGAAGAGCCGGTCGACGAAATAGCCGACTTGCCGGCGGGCTGTTATTGCATCGTCATGACCCACAACCACGCCCTGGACCTGGAACTGACCGCCGCCCTGCTCAAGCGCAATGATTTTGCCTACTTCGGCCTGATCGGCTCCAGGACCAAACGCGTCAAGTTCGAACACCGCCTGCGTGATCGCGGCTTCGACCCCGCGCAACTGCAACGCATGCGCTGCCCGATGGGCCTCACCGAGGTAAAGGGCAAATTGCCAGTGGAGATCGCCATTTCCATCGCCGGCGAAATCATCGCCACCTATAACGCCCAGTTCGGCCAGCACGCCGCCAGCGCTGAACCGATTGCCAAATTGCTGCCGGTGTCACGCCGCAGCCAAGCCAAGAATTGA
- the xdhB gene encoding xanthine dehydrogenase molybdopterin binding subunit, which yields MSNHHAVEKTQAELAELFARDLTCGVGRSVKHDSAAKHVSGEAQYIDDRLEFPNQLHLYARMSDRAHAKILSIDTAPCYAFDGVRIVITHEDVPGLKDIGPLMPGDPLLAIDTVQFVGQVVLAVAARDLETARKAAMAAVIEYEDLEPVLDVVEAFRNKHFVLDSHSHQRGDSASALATAKNRIQGTLHIGGQEHFYLETQISSVMPTEDGGMIVYCSTQNPTEVQKLVAEVLDVSMNKIVVDMRRMGGGFGGKETQAASPACLCAVVARLTGQPTKMRLPRVEDMLMTGKRHPFYIEYDVGFDDNGRLHGINLELAGNCGCSPDLSNSIVDRAMFHADNAYYLGDATVNGHRCKTNTASNTAYRGFGGPQGMVAIEEVMDAIARHLALDPLAVRKANYYGKTERNVTHYYQTVEHNMLEEMTTELEASSQYAERREAVRLYNAHSPILKKGLALTPVKFGISFTASFLNQAGALIHIYTDGSIHLNHGGTEMGQGLNTKVAQVVAEVFQVDIDRVQITATNTDKVPNTSPTAASSGADLNGKAAQNAAETIKQRLVEFAARKYDVSEADVEFRNGHVRVREQILSFEALIQQAYFAQVSLSSTGFYKTPKIFYDRSQSRGRPFYYFAFGAACCEVIVDTLTGEYKMLRTDILHDVGASLNPAIDIGQVEGGFIQGMGWLTMEELVWNNKGKLMTNGPASYKIPAVADMPLDLRVKLVENRKNPEDTVFHSKAVGEPPFMLGIASWCAIKDAVASLGDYRHQPRIDAPATPERVLWGCEQMRRLQVAPAVEIETETASL from the coding sequence ATGTCTAACCATCACGCCGTGGAAAAAACCCAGGCCGAACTGGCCGAACTGTTTGCCCGCGACCTCACTTGCGGGGTCGGGCGCAGCGTCAAGCATGACAGCGCCGCCAAGCATGTCAGCGGTGAGGCGCAGTACATCGACGACCGCCTCGAATTCCCCAATCAGCTGCACCTGTACGCGCGCATGTCCGACCGCGCCCACGCAAAAATCCTCAGCATCGACACAGCCCCCTGCTATGCCTTCGACGGCGTGCGCATCGTGATCACCCACGAAGACGTACCGGGCCTCAAGGACATCGGCCCACTGATGCCGGGCGATCCGCTGCTGGCCATCGACACCGTGCAGTTCGTCGGCCAGGTGGTATTGGCCGTGGCCGCCCGTGACCTTGAAACGGCCCGCAAGGCCGCGATGGCAGCGGTGATCGAGTACGAAGACCTGGAGCCGGTACTGGATGTGGTCGAGGCGTTTCGCAACAAACACTTCGTGCTCGACAGCCACAGCCATCAACGCGGTGACTCGGCCAGTGCGCTGGCCACGGCGAAAAACCGTATCCAGGGCACGCTGCATATTGGCGGCCAGGAACACTTCTATCTGGAAACCCAGATCTCGTCGGTGATGCCCACCGAAGACGGCGGCATGATCGTCTACTGCTCCACGCAAAACCCCACCGAAGTGCAGAAACTGGTGGCGGAAGTGCTCGACGTGTCGATGAACAAAATCGTCGTCGACATGCGCCGCATGGGCGGCGGGTTCGGCGGCAAGGAAACCCAGGCCGCCAGCCCCGCCTGCCTGTGCGCGGTGGTGGCGCGCCTCACCGGCCAGCCCACCAAGATGCGCCTGCCGCGGGTCGAAGACATGCTGATGACGGGCAAGCGCCACCCTTTTTATATCGAATATGACGTGGGCTTTGACGACAACGGCCGGTTGCACGGCATCAACCTGGAACTGGCGGGCAACTGCGGCTGCTCGCCGGACTTGTCCAACTCGATTGTCGACCGCGCGATGTTCCACGCCGATAACGCCTATTACCTGGGCGATGCCACGGTCAATGGCCATCGCTGCAAGACCAACACCGCGTCCAACACCGCTTATCGTGGCTTCGGTGGCCCGCAAGGGATGGTCGCCATCGAGGAAGTGATGGATGCCATCGCTCGCCACCTGGCGCTGGATCCGTTGGCCGTGCGCAAGGCCAACTATTACGGCAAGACCGAGCGCAACGTCACCCACTACTACCAGACCGTCGAGCACAACATGCTCGAAGAAATGACCACCGAACTTGAAGCCAGCAGCCAATACGCCGAGCGCCGCGAAGCGGTGCGTCTGTACAACGCCCACAGCCCGATCCTGAAAAAGGGCCTGGCGCTGACTCCGGTCAAATTTGGTATTTCGTTCACCGCGAGCTTTCTCAACCAGGCCGGCGCCCTGATCCATATCTACACCGACGGCAGCATCCACCTGAACCACGGCGGCACCGAGATGGGCCAGGGCCTGAACACCAAGGTCGCCCAGGTGGTGGCCGAAGTGTTCCAGGTGGACATCGACCGCGTGCAGATCACCGCCACCAACACCGACAAGGTGCCCAACACCTCGCCGACAGCCGCCTCCAGCGGCGCCGACCTGAATGGCAAGGCCGCACAGAATGCCGCCGAAACCATCAAGCAGCGCCTGGTGGAGTTTGCCGCGCGCAAGTACGACGTGAGCGAGGCGGACGTGGAATTTCGCAACGGCCATGTGCGCGTGCGTGAACAGATTTTGAGCTTCGAGGCGCTGATCCAGCAGGCGTATTTCGCCCAGGTGTCGCTGTCGAGCACCGGTTTCTACAAGACCCCGAAAATCTTCTACGACCGCAGCCAGTCACGCGGGCGGCCGTTCTACTACTTCGCCTTCGGCGCGGCGTGCTGCGAAGTGATCGTCGACACCCTGACCGGCGAATACAAGATGCTGCGCACCGACATCCTGCACGACGTGGGCGCCTCGCTGAACCCGGCCATCGACATCGGCCAGGTCGAAGGCGGGTTTATCCAGGGCATGGGCTGGCTGACCATGGAAGAGTTGGTGTGGAACAACAAAGGCAAGCTGATGACCAACGGCCCGGCCAGCTACAAGATCCCGGCCGTGGCCGACATGCCGCTGGACCTGCGGGTCAAGCTGGTGGAAAACCGCAAGAACCCGGAAGACACGGTGTTCCATTCCAAGGCCGTGGGCGAGCCGCCGTTCATGCTCGGGATAGCCTCGTGGTGCGCGATCAAGGATGCGGTGGCGAGCCTGGGTGACTATCGCCATCAGCCCAGGATCGACGCGCCGGCAACGCCGGAGCGGGTGTTGTGGGGGTGTGAGCAGATGCGGCGGTTACAGGTGGCGCCAGCCGTTGAGATTGAAACCGAGACAGCTTCGCTCTAG